The genomic interval AACTCTACTTTATATAGCATCACAAAATAAAATGCAAGAAAAATCAAAAAAATTTTTCTTAAATAATTCACTTTTTTTATCCCGTCGTCGTGAACACACCATGCTTTCCCCCCGGCCCTTCTTTCTTCTTTTCGATATACTCCTATTTACACCTTTACCTCCTGTGTGTTATGATGCACTGCCGGATGAGATTAACATGTCAATCCGCACTCGATGCGCGTTGCTTCACGCGCTGTGTTTTTCATGCCATAAAATCACGATGTCAAGGAGACGATCGCTATGTCCGCAGAATCACAGCGTTCAGAATCGCCCGTCCCTCTGAAAACGAAGCTCTCATACGGCGTCGCCGACCTGGGTATCTGTCTGCCCCTGTCGACGGTCACCTTCTTTCTGCTCTATTTCTATACCGACATAATCGGGCTCTCGCCGGCGCTGGCCGGCCTGGCCATGTTTCTGCCCAAAATGTGGGACGCCGTCTCCGATCCCATGATGGGCCAGATCAGCGACCATACGAGAAGCCGCTGGGGACGGAGGCGCCCGTATCTCCTGTTCGGCTCCTTTCCCTATGTCATCGCTTTTATCCTACTGTGGACCCCGTTTTCATCACTGGGATCCACCGGAACGTTTATATATTTAATAATAACTTATATCCTGTTTTTCACCGGGTCGACGGTGGTGGGCGTCCCCTTCAACGCCCTGCTTCCCGAAATATCCCTGGATCCCCACGAGCGGACGAAGCTCCAGGCGTTTCGCCAGCCCTTCGCGATTATCGGCTGGATCTGCGGCAGCGCCCTGGTGCTGCCGCTGGTGGGCATGCTCTCCGGGGGGCAGCCCGGGTTCGTTCGGGTGGCGGTGATCTTCGGATTCTTCACCGTGCTCGCGTTTGTCGTCACCTTCCTGGGCGTCAGGGAGCGGCCCGATTTTATACGGAGCAAGACCCTGTCGGTCTTCTCGTCTCTCAGGGAGACCTTTAAGAACAGGCTCTTCTTGATTTTCGCCGCCGTGTATGTGTTATCATCCATGGGATATACGCTCCTTTCCACATCGATAATCTACTACGCGAAGTACTGGCTGGGAAACGAGCCTTTCTTCACCACCATGATGGGCCTCGTACTCGGATTCGTCCTTGTTTCGATTCCGATCTGGGTGTTTCTCAGCGGAAAGATCGGGAAGAAGGAGACCTTCATCGCCGGACTTCTGGTCTTCATCATTGCCATGGCCCTGCTCCCACTGCACCCGCCCCGGATAACCCCGTTCATTTACGTCATCATGATAATCGCCGGTTTCGGCAGCGGCGCCTACTTCATCTTTCCCTATGCCATCATGCCCGAAATCATCGATGTTGACGAGCTTTCCACCGGCACCCGACGGGAGGGGATGTATTTCGGGATATATTTTC from Candidatus Zymogenaceae bacterium carries:
- a CDS encoding MFS transporter; the protein is MSAESQRSESPVPLKTKLSYGVADLGICLPLSTVTFFLLYFYTDIIGLSPALAGLAMFLPKMWDAVSDPMMGQISDHTRSRWGRRRPYLLFGSFPYVIAFILLWTPFSSLGSTGTFIYLIITYILFFTGSTVVGVPFNALLPEISLDPHERTKLQAFRQPFAIIGWICGSALVLPLVGMLSGGQPGFVRVAVIFGFFTVLAFVVTFLGVRERPDFIRSKTLSVFSSLRETFKNRLFLIFAAVYVLSSMGYTLLSTSIIYYAKYWLGNEPFFTTMMGLVLGFVLVSIPIWVFLSGKIGKKETFIAGLLVFIIAMALLPLHPPRITPFIYVIMIIAGFGSGAYFIFPYAIMPEIIDVDELSTGTRREGMYFGIYFLMLKLAIALAPAIVGFSLGFFGFEANQEQTETALNGIRMISGFAPLGFLALALVTLLFFPLGKAKADEVSRAMAKMRNSS